One part of the Aurantibacillus circumpalustris genome encodes these proteins:
- a CDS encoding DUF7948 domain-containing protein — MNKNILFFLMLTTLNIVMSANMGDQPKFVNSKDVFGTRVFVENKGQYDGQLSHDYTIEYVLDNGLEKIYFTNKGLVYELVKHYPLTERQRENIERGRDPHLKPAKIYYVNMAWLNSNSSVTIDASVQQAHYITYGPSKYNSNTFKKLIYKNVYKNIDIEYIIPEEKEFGIKYNVILHPGANAADIQIAYTGDVLKIKAEKDGSILIKTPLDDIIEHAPESYYSEPKLPLVSSFKLDHEVIGYDFPNGYNVGKTITIDPWVSSVSALTTNDNAYDVDYDVNGAVYVYGGYSPFKIARYNSAGTIQWTFSGTVVTPAWSSAPILSQASNFAVNKFTAKCYIGQGFVSAGNKVIRIDATGNYDNFVNTPTNQFQEVWDMGFHCVTGDVFVLGGGTSSNISAVTINPTTAVINPSSFQPTVTSIAQDVVCHAIDDAGNIFIIYAGSGMNNKLCSVNSTFNGNLWVQPSGFVVFTEQGNKTQYVTPPNLSSNGFNALAVNANYLFYYDGSNLAAYSKVTGALVASVTVSGVILKKQGGIAVDDCNNLYLGGDGSILTYNFNGTTFSSLGSIPLGVTSTTNQFVYDIQLSKPNKILYVCGSGFVGSYSAINTIACPTATSACFFAIQQDAIICAGATVNLVAPSSTGLTGVTYSMQPGSLSSTTGTFAVSPMATTVFTLFTTGMNQTNVVSTNSSVATVSVFAQPAVAPTLTQTGCTSTVNAFNLNLTFNPPNPAPGYTITWSPLPNVISSNIQTSGNGGINPGVYNATVSTAWGCAVSTIFTINPSPAPSIFSITPPGGNYVVSCRQPSLQIDLDPPSYNYTTSNGILAPYNGPSAIFTSTNAIGTWTVIGVNPISGCVSTKTFAVNSSFSTPSSTLTPLFQNITCSVSSVISHTAIGSPSVNISHTWMGPLGGTLTINSYSSTFLPGGPGTYTHCVTNDVNGCSTCKTFTVASSSGFPTFNVTSPQNFTLGCNAKSIAGIDIINGSTTPIAGGPISYTIIGPSTSSFVPSGTLSSSSSYTVNTPGTWTIITKDNTNFCETRVQLSVLQNTLGPQLSVIVPQQILSCYVPSLTLQGQSTTQGVSYVWSFPGNPSNLMGSTVSVVSNSAASTSTPLANYTLTITDNNNTCISTSVVPMYQNLFRPNAVITGTDKITCVTATINLSNMSSSNIPADLPRNLPVIGLLWEGPTPQQPVQVSSTYIGALPGTYTMTAKDLNNGCISTATKTIIDFRDYPNVNRPSAPPPYVLDCGVLSRTIAANMGGSVTTGFTYTWTAPPGDSIQDQYKPVPTINSTGRFQIDVVNTINGCASVGFVDVIGGELTGDFVVEPEKGYAPLNVNFINKSSSTTGTNSILSYWSFGNGLSKFTPSVTVPLSTIYEQPGKYTITMFVTRGNCIDTVTKYIDVEIPSNLEVPNIFSPNGDKVNDIFFLKANNLESISIIIYDRWGHIVYELDSKTGNIAWDGKNQSGKESAEGVYNYIITAKGKDGKDYDKKGNLTLVR; from the coding sequence ATGAATAAAAATATACTCTTTTTTTTAATGCTGACTACTTTGAATATAGTTATGTCAGCAAACATGGGTGATCAGCCTAAATTTGTGAATTCAAAGGATGTGTTTGGAACTCGCGTTTTTGTTGAAAATAAAGGTCAGTACGATGGCCAGCTCAGTCATGACTACACTATCGAATATGTTTTGGATAATGGCCTTGAAAAAATATATTTTACAAATAAGGGATTGGTGTATGAATTAGTGAAACATTATCCATTAACAGAAAGACAAAGAGAGAATATCGAAAGAGGAAGAGATCCTCATTTGAAACCTGCGAAGATTTATTATGTGAACATGGCTTGGCTAAATTCTAATTCCTCAGTAACCATTGATGCCAGTGTGCAACAAGCTCATTATATAACCTATGGCCCTTCAAAATATAATTCTAACACATTCAAAAAACTCATTTATAAAAATGTTTATAAGAATATTGATATAGAATATATAATTCCGGAAGAAAAAGAATTTGGGATTAAGTACAATGTAATTCTTCACCCAGGCGCCAATGCTGCTGACATACAAATTGCTTACACGGGAGATGTTCTTAAAATAAAAGCAGAGAAGGATGGAAGTATACTAATTAAAACACCTTTGGACGATATTATAGAACATGCACCTGAGAGTTATTACAGTGAGCCTAAATTACCTCTTGTTTCTTCTTTTAAATTAGATCATGAGGTCATTGGTTACGACTTCCCAAATGGTTATAACGTTGGGAAAACTATTACTATTGATCCCTGGGTGAGCTCGGTGTCTGCTTTAACCACAAATGATAATGCTTATGATGTCGATTACGATGTAAATGGCGCGGTTTATGTTTATGGTGGTTACAGTCCTTTTAAAATTGCACGTTACAATTCAGCGGGTACCATTCAATGGACTTTTTCAGGAACAGTCGTAACACCGGCATGGTCGAGCGCTCCAATATTGTCGCAAGCAAGTAATTTTGCAGTAAATAAGTTTACGGCTAAGTGTTACATAGGTCAAGGATTTGTTAGTGCTGGTAATAAGGTTATAAGAATTGACGCTACAGGAAATTATGACAATTTTGTAAATACACCTACAAATCAGTTTCAGGAAGTGTGGGACATGGGATTTCATTGTGTTACCGGCGATGTGTTTGTGCTTGGTGGCGGAACGTCGTCAAACATTTCGGCAGTTACTATTAATCCGACTACTGCAGTAATTAACCCTTCAAGTTTTCAGCCAACTGTTACAAGCATAGCGCAGGATGTTGTTTGTCATGCTATAGACGATGCCGGAAATATTTTTATTATTTATGCAGGTAGTGGAATGAATAATAAATTGTGTTCAGTTAACTCTACGTTTAATGGAAATTTATGGGTTCAACCAAGCGGCTTTGTAGTGTTTACTGAGCAAGGTAATAAAACGCAATATGTTACTCCGCCTAACCTTAGCTCTAATGGGTTTAACGCTTTGGCTGTAAATGCAAATTATCTGTTTTATTATGATGGGTCTAATCTAGCAGCATATAGCAAGGTTACAGGAGCGCTAGTTGCCTCGGTAACAGTTTCTGGTGTGATTTTAAAAAAGCAGGGTGGTATTGCAGTGGATGATTGCAATAATTTATACCTTGGAGGTGATGGTTCTATTTTGACCTATAATTTTAATGGCACTACTTTTAGTTCTTTAGGATCTATACCGCTTGGTGTGACTTCTACAACCAATCAATTTGTTTATGATATTCAACTTAGCAAGCCTAATAAAATTTTGTATGTATGTGGTAGCGGTTTTGTTGGGAGTTATTCAGCTATAAATACGATAGCCTGCCCAACGGCTACCAGTGCTTGTTTTTTTGCTATTCAACAAGATGCCATTATTTGTGCTGGTGCAACCGTTAACCTGGTTGCGCCTAGTTCTACAGGTTTAACGGGAGTAACGTATTCTATGCAACCTGGCTCTCTTAGCAGTACTACAGGCACCTTTGCTGTGTCACCAATGGCAACAACAGTTTTTACATTATTTACAACTGGGATGAATCAAACAAATGTTGTTTCAACAAACTCTTCGGTTGCAACTGTTTCTGTATTTGCTCAGCCAGCAGTAGCACCTACATTAACGCAAACAGGTTGCACAAGTACAGTTAACGCTTTTAATTTAAATCTTACTTTTAATCCGCCGAATCCTGCTCCAGGCTACACTATAACCTGGTCGCCACTTCCAAATGTTATCTCAAGTAACATTCAAACATCCGGTAATGGGGGTATTAATCCCGGTGTGTATAACGCAACGGTGAGTACTGCCTGGGGTTGCGCTGTGAGTACAATATTTACAATAAATCCAAGTCCTGCCCCATCTATCTTTAGCATAACACCACCAGGAGGCAACTATGTTGTTAGTTGCAGGCAACCATCCCTTCAAATTGATTTGGATCCGCCGTCGTATAATTATACAACTTCGAATGGGATACTTGCTCCATACAATGGCCCAAGTGCTATTTTTACTTCTACTAATGCAATTGGAACATGGACTGTAATTGGTGTTAACCCAATTTCTGGCTGTGTGAGCACCAAAACTTTTGCGGTAAATTCTTCGTTTTCGACACCAAGTTCCACACTTACACCCTTGTTTCAAAACATAACCTGTTCTGTTTCATCAGTAATATCGCACACGGCAATTGGAAGTCCGAGCGTAAATATTTCGCACACATGGATGGGGCCTTTGGGTGGCACACTCACAATTAATTCGTATTCAAGCACATTTTTACCTGGTGGCCCAGGCACATACACACATTGTGTTACAAATGATGTTAACGGTTGTAGTACCTGCAAAACTTTCACGGTAGCTTCGTCGTCGGGCTTTCCAACTTTTAACGTTACGAGTCCACAAAATTTCACTTTAGGATGTAATGCGAAAAGCATTGCTGGAATTGATATCATTAATGGTTCAACAACACCAATTGCTGGCGGGCCAATTTCATATACCATTATCGGACCATCAACTTCTTCATTCGTGCCATCTGGCACGCTTAGTTCTTCGAGCAGTTACACCGTGAATACGCCGGGAACCTGGACAATCATCACAAAGGATAATACCAATTTTTGTGAAACCAGAGTTCAGTTGTCGGTTCTTCAAAATACACTCGGTCCGCAGCTTAGCGTAATTGTGCCGCAACAAATATTATCTTGTTATGTACCTTCTCTTACCCTGCAAGGTCAGAGTACAACACAAGGGGTTAGTTATGTTTGGTCGTTTCCGGGCAATCCAAGTAATTTGATGGGAAGTACCGTTTCGGTAGTTTCTAATTCTGCGGCTTCAACAAGTACGCCCTTAGCAAATTATACTTTAACAATAACGGATAATAACAACACATGTATTAGTACCTCTGTTGTACCCATGTATCAAAATCTTTTTCGGCCAAATGCAGTTATTACCGGAACTGATAAGATAACCTGTGTCACCGCAACCATCAACCTATCGAACATGAGTAGTTCAAATATACCTGCTGATCTCCCGCGCAATTTACCCGTTATTGGTTTATTATGGGAAGGACCAACTCCTCAACAGCCAGTTCAAGTAAGTTCAACTTATATAGGTGCTTTACCTGGAACTTATACAATGACTGCTAAGGATCTCAATAATGGTTGTATTTCTACGGCGACAAAAACGATCATAGATTTCAGAGATTATCCAAACGTAAATCGGCCGTCGGCACCTCCACCTTATGTTTTGGATTGTGGGGTGTTAAGTAGGACAATTGCGGCAAACATGGGGGGCTCTGTGACAACAGGATTTACTTATACATGGACTGCACCACCAGGGGATTCTATCCAGGATCAATATAAACCGGTACCAACTATTAACTCCACTGGGAGATTTCAGATTGATGTAGTTAATACCATAAATGGTTGTGCTAGTGTTGGTTTTGTGGATGTAATAGGAGGTGAACTTACTGGAGATTTTGTTGTAGAACCTGAAAAAGGGTACGCACCTTTAAATGTAAATTTTATAAATAAATCATCTTCTACGACTGGAACAAATAGTATATTAAGTTATTGGAGTTTTGGAAATGGTTTATCTAAGTTTACTCCATCGGTTACAGTTCCTCTTAGCACAATTTATGAACAACCAGGTAAGTACACCATAACAATGTTTGTAACCCGAGGAAATTGCATAGATACGGTTACAAAGTATATAGATGTAGAAATTCCTTCAAACCTAGAAGTTCCAAATATATTTTCTCCAAATGGAGATAAGGTGAATGATATTTTCTTTCTAAAAGCAAATAACCTGGAGTCTATATCCATTATAATTTACGATCGCTGGGGACATATAGTATATGAATTGGATAGTAAAACAGGCAATATTGCTTGGGATGGAAAGAATCAGTCTGGTAAGGAATCAGCGGAAGGGGTTTATAATTATATAATTACAGCTAAGGGAAAAGACGGAAAGGATTATGACAAGAAAGGTAATTTAACCTTGGTTAGGTAA
- a CDS encoding beta strand repeat-containing protein, which yields MKKIFTLLLIGFMYGGFSQSPFLINYQGVARDGSLNPISSQNISLKFEVLQGSVSGSVIYTDMQVAGATTNSLGLFTTQIGKNGTLGQVNWQSGPYFLQVSMDIAGGSSFVTLGTPQQIVSVPFSMHSQSVPSSYNNNILTIGSKTHAINSGTVVTLTQGTGTNITVSAGPDYTISYAPPILALTSNNASISIVGSNAVALPASITPTISTSGIATVTNGAYVYTVSVPSPSYNQVSGVLSFGANNTVVTPTLGMSGGVLYSGPFSNSVAIPNAVTVSGTGLASVTGGPANYLVNVPSPSLAMSSNNLSLSIVGSNSVALPPAVTIAQTANNIIAVTGGPTNYTVGMPTPIYTGTALILGSVSTTIAPTLTFNSGTLTSGVASNSVDISGAGPFKQAGTSVTLTTVSNSLAIGTNAASAKLDVTSNGGTVLKVTDIAASNTSPAAVVSSSGVKSLFVSNNSTSGVGGDFNASGGLALTAQNSSTSFPTFQAQNTSGAPGAYAANFIGGLTTTGNGSTSSDFALRVSNTVPTTIFAVRNDGNVGIGTASPTQKLDVAGSVKITDGTQGVGKVLTSDASGNASWQPISVTTATTFSQQFMSGINLTPTSFSSALTSFTKVNADTKIKVILQTHIYVDDLIGTNGVTFEIRLNNTITASGNSGKTTYFIDNNGAPNFPNCKSVTMIAEFIPGALPAGSYSVNMFVNSTGVGIATGAWIDIGNFGTNSLIIDENR from the coding sequence ATGAAGAAAATATTTACCTTATTATTAATTGGGTTTATGTATGGTGGATTTTCGCAATCTCCTTTTTTAATTAATTATCAGGGAGTAGCTAGAGATGGAAGTCTTAACCCTATTAGCAGCCAAAATATTTCTTTAAAGTTTGAAGTATTGCAAGGAAGCGTGAGCGGTTCGGTTATATACACGGACATGCAAGTGGCTGGAGCAACTACTAATTCACTAGGTTTATTTACGACACAAATTGGCAAAAACGGTACACTTGGTCAGGTTAATTGGCAGAGTGGCCCTTATTTTTTGCAGGTATCTATGGATATTGCTGGTGGTTCGAGTTTTGTAACATTGGGAACTCCGCAACAAATTGTAAGTGTGCCATTTTCGATGCATTCCCAAAGCGTTCCGTCTAGCTATAACAATAATATTCTTACTATAGGCTCTAAGACGCATGCTATTAATTCTGGCACTGTTGTTACATTAACACAAGGAACCGGAACGAATATAACGGTTAGCGCTGGACCGGATTATACGATTTCATATGCGCCGCCGATTTTAGCACTTACGTCGAATAATGCTAGTATTAGTATTGTTGGAAGTAATGCTGTGGCATTGCCAGCTTCTATTACACCAACCATATCTACCTCAGGCATTGCAACAGTGACAAACGGAGCGTACGTTTACACAGTGAGTGTACCATCACCTTCCTATAATCAAGTGAGTGGTGTATTATCTTTTGGAGCAAATAATACGGTGGTGACTCCAACGCTAGGTATGAGTGGAGGTGTTTTATATTCAGGACCATTTAGCAATTCTGTCGCGATACCAAATGCTGTTACAGTGTCGGGAACAGGTTTAGCGTCTGTTACAGGTGGTCCGGCGAACTATCTTGTGAATGTTCCATCACCTTCTTTAGCTATGTCATCAAATAACTTAAGTTTGAGTATTGTAGGAAGTAATTCAGTGGCTTTACCTCCAGCTGTTACCATTGCTCAGACAGCTAATAACATTATTGCAGTTACAGGTGGTCCAACAAATTATACAGTAGGTATGCCAACACCAATATATACAGGAACAGCATTGATACTAGGATCTGTAAGCACAACTATAGCACCAACACTTACTTTTAATTCTGGTACGCTAACATCAGGTGTTGCTTCTAATTCCGTGGATATTAGTGGAGCCGGGCCATTTAAACAAGCGGGTACTTCGGTAACTTTAACTACAGTGTCTAATAGCTTAGCTATTGGTACAAATGCTGCGAGTGCAAAGTTAGACGTTACATCTAATGGTGGAACTGTTTTGAAAGTAACTGATATAGCAGCCTCCAACACATCGCCGGCGGCCGTTGTTTCTTCTTCTGGTGTAAAGAGTTTATTTGTAAGTAATAACAGTACTAGCGGGGTCGGCGGTGATTTTAATGCTTCCGGTGGCCTTGCACTTACGGCACAGAATAGCAGTACATCTTTTCCTACCTTTCAAGCGCAGAACACAAGCGGTGCACCAGGGGCTTACGCTGCTAATTTTATTGGCGGTTTAACTACAACTGGGAATGGTTCTACCAGTTCTGATTTTGCGTTACGTGTTTCAAATACAGTTCCTACAACAATTTTTGCGGTAAGAAATGATGGTAATGTTGGTATTGGAACAGCCAGTCCGACACAAAAGCTAGATGTTGCTGGTTCTGTAAAGATTACTGACGGCACTCAAGGAGTAGGAAAGGTGTTAACTTCTGACGCTAGCGGCAACGCAAGTTGGCAACCAATAAGTGTTACAACGGCAACTACTTTTTCGCAACAATTTATGTCTGGTATTAATTTAACGCCAACAAGCTTTTCTAGCGCCTTAACCTCATTTACAAAAGTAAATGCCGATACAAAAATTAAAGTAATTCTTCAAACTCATATTTACGTAGACGATTTAATTGGAACTAATGGAGTAACATTCGAAATAAGATTAAATAACACAATTACGGCTTCAGGAAATTCGGGAAAAACAACCTATTTTATTGATAACAATGGTGCTCCGAACTTTCCAAACTGTAAGTCGGTCACTATGATAGCTGAGTTTATTCCAGGCGCTCTTCCTGCAGGTAGTTATTCTGTTAACATGTTTGTGAATTCCACAGGAGTCGGTATTGCAACCGGGGCATGGATTGACATTGGAAACTTTGGCACGAACAGTTTAATAATAGATGAGAACAGATGA